The following are from one region of the Poecilia reticulata strain Guanapo linkage group LG7, Guppy_female_1.0+MT, whole genome shotgun sequence genome:
- the LOC103467109 gene encoding uncharacterized protein LOC103467109 codes for MEESNGQMNRSIHISIDNLEDIILPRLNTLTPAQWTLLSQGLRDSHITAVMADILTNIFQQCVENSLTVLVPILEDCMAKCMKTKMPDENISVHLTNMISTEMAIVLEVSPPEEVCESSMELNSLMEQEVSEKVTSIANGIKRTSSFPAEPAVFASGCISNLRNFNKMVSNAVQCLRKHINRVSSRCVERYWSAFTKKRTSGVSPAEAETAFDLTERSVSPSVKSLYSVASVSESIAEIIEKYSDDAGDAKGAEDDADFCLDHFEVNEVADGISKTIIDDLHYCKAEGSVGQKDTSCSCAPHFNLKKIVGDIRNLFRSKGKTDPAGKEEIVKKTQFSRFAKDQFATMASSLEISFKDSSDTNVVKLKQDTYISNTLARLMFPGCVPEDSSVTKTDQIPKLDFQSIKPQIDRLCTEFMENPQLNDKIKQFSKELTDKLYTDITSSHHYNLPVPPENLSESVLSSEKISDISGQIEICPEIFYARTEDEVRRFLQNIFLWLKNEEINRISESDRVSNVLSEINDLVGQTYETQIPKSMSPGTEKDSIPTIGREFKEQPEYHEKAETDSLIDSLLTPPGTRYVKFVEEITIIPIPEINETIEQKKNELEECMKCFAMRAFLNCWEENGGPVSTTDMKRILSYLPLL; via the exons atGGAAGAGTCAAACGGGCAAATGAACAGAAGCATCCACATCTCCATTGACAACCTGGAGGACATCATATTGCCCCGCCTGAACACTTTAACACCAGCACAGTGGACCTTGCTTTCACAGGGTCTAAGGGATTCACATATAACAGCCGTCATGGCTGACATACTTACCAACATTTTTCAACAATGTGTGGAAAATTCACTGACCGTCCTTGTGCCAATATTGGAAGATTGTATGGCGAAGTGCATGAAGACTAAAATGCCAGATGAAAACATCAGTGTGCATTTGACCAACATGATTTCAACAGAAATGGCCATTGTCCTCGAGGTGTCTCCACCAGAAGAAGTCTGTGAGAGCAGCATGGAGTTGAACTCATTGATGGAACAGGAGGTCTCTGAAAAAGTAACGTCCATTGCAAATGGCATCAAGAGAACCTCTAGTTTTCCTGCAGAACCAGCAGTGTTTGCAAGTGGTTGCATTTCTAACCTGAGAAATTTCAACAAGATGGTTTCCAATGCAGTTCAGTGTCTTCGCAAACACATAAACAGAGTCAGCTCAAGATGCGTCGAAAGATACTGGAGTGCATTCACAAAAAAGCGAACCTCAGGCGTGTCTCCAGCAGAAGCAGAGACTGCCTTTGACCTTACAGAGAGAAGTGTTTCTCCTAGTGTGAAATCTCTCTACTCTGTGGCCTCTGTTAGCGAGAGCATTGCTGAAATCATAGAGAAATATTCTGATGATGCAGGTGATGCGAAAGGTGCAGAAGATGATGCAGATTTTTGCCTAGATCATTTTGAAGTAAATGAGGTTGCAGATGGAATTAGCAAAACGATTATTGACGACCTTCATTACTGTAAGGCTGAAGGTTCGGTTGGACAGAAAGATACAAGTTGTTCATGCGCTCctcattttaacttaaaaaagaTTGTTGGTGATATCAGAAATCTTTTCCGGTCAAAGGGCAAAACTGATCCTGctggaaaagaagaaatagtcaaaaaaacacaattttccagATTTGCCAAGGATCAGTTCGCCACCATGGCGTCTTCTTTGGAGATCTCATTCAAGGACTCAAGTGACACGAATGTGGTGAAACTGAAACAAGATACATATATATCAAACACATTGGCTCGCCTCATGTTTCCTGGATGTGTCCCTGAAGATTCATCAGTGACGAAAACAGACCAAATTCCTAAGCTGGATTTTCAGTCCATCAAACCTCAAATTGACAGACTGTGTACAGAATTCATGGAAAACCCACAGTTGAATGACAAGATCAAGCAGTTTTCCAAGGAACTGACAGATAAATTATATACTGATATCACCAGCAGCCATCATTATAACCTTCCTGTTCCCCCCGAAAACCTTTCAGAGTCTGTCCTCTCTAGCGAGAAAATAAGTGACATTTCTGGCCAAATAGAAATTTGCCCTGAAATCTTCTATGCCAGAACAGAAGACGAGGTGAGGAGATTTCTCCAAAACATCTTTCTTTGGCtcaaaaatgaggaaataaatCGCATAAGTGAGAGTGACAGGGTGTCCAATGTGCTCTCGGAGATCAATGATCTTGTTGGACAAACATATGAGACCCAAATCCCCAAATCCATGTCTCCAGGAACTGAGAAGGACTCCATCCCAACCATTGGAAGAGAATTCAAAGAGCAGCCTGAATATCAtgaaaaagctgaaactgactCGTTGATTGATTCATTGCTTACACCACCAGGGACTAGGTATGTCAAATTTGTTGAAGAAATCACTATCATTCCAATTCCAGAGATAAATGAAACCATAGAACAAAAGAAGAACGAGCTGGAGGAATGTATGAAATGCTTTGCGATGAGAGCCTTTTTGAACTGCTGGGAGGAAAACGGTGGGCCAGTGAGCACTACAGACATGAAGAGAATCTTGTCTTATCT ACCTCTACTCTGA